From the genome of Desulfuromonas acetoxidans DSM 684:
ATGGCTTCACCACTTTTTTCGAGGTCGGCCCTGGAGCCCGCCTGACCGGAATGGTGAAAAAGATTCTCGCCGACAAAGAGGTTCAGACCATTGCCTTGGACGCCTCCAATGGTAAACGCTCCGGCCTGAGCGATCTGGCCAAAGCCCTGGTGCAACTGGCGGCACTGGGTTGCCCTGTCGACCTGAGTCGTTGGGATGACCAGTTTGTTACCCGGATGGAGCAATTGCCGGAACCAAAACCGGCCAAAATGACGGTAACACTGACCGGGGCCAACTACGTGAAAGAGAAACCGGCACGCCCGGCCAGCAAACGTCATCTCGTTGATGCCGACCAGATTCCGACACCGACACCAGTCGCTCAGCCGACAACGCAATCCGTCGTATCTCATGCCAGCAATGACGATGTTGCGGCACTGAAATCTCTGCAAGAGAACATGGCCGTTCTGCAACAGATGCAGGAAGATACCGCCCGACTCCATCAGAAGTTTCTTGAAGGTCAGGCCGCTGCCGTAGATACCATGCGCGTCCTGATGGATCAGCAACAACCGACGATGGCCGCAACACGCCCGTCTACGCCACCAGCAGCAGTACCCAAGGCCCCTCAAGCACCACGCATGACAGCGCCTCAGCCCTCTGCTGCTCGCCCCGTGTCTCAGCCCGCGCCCCAGCCAAACGCTGAACCGGGCAATAGCGTGCAAGACGCTCTGCTTGATGTTGTTGCCGAGAAGACCGGTTATCCGCAGGAGATGCTGGAACTCGAGATGAGTCTCGATGCCGACTTGGGCATTGACTCCATCAAGCGGGTTGAAATCCTTTCTGCCCTGCAGGAAGCGGTCCCCGGTTTGCCGGCGGTTCAGCCGGAACAACTCGGCAGCCTGGAAACATTGCGCCAGATCGTCGAAGCCCTGGGTGCGGTTGACCTGTCCGCGCCCCAAGTTGTGGCCTCAGCGACAGCTGCAGCTTCAGGCTCAGACACCAATGTTCAGGCCGCTCTGCTCGATGTTGTTGCTGAGAAGACCGGCTATCCGCAGGAGATGCTGGAACTCGATATGAGCCTTGATGCTGATCTGGGCATTGATTCGATTAAACGGGTTGAGATCCTTTCCGCGTTGCAGGAAGCGGTTCCCGGTCTTCCGGCGGTTCAACCGGAGCAACTCGGCAGCCTGGAAACATTGCGCCAGATCGTCGAAGCCCTGGGTACGGTTGACCTGTCCGCGTCACCCGCAGCTTCAGGCTCAAACACCAATGTTCAAGACGCGCTGCTCGATGTTGTCGCCGAGAAAACCGGTTATCCGCAGGAGATGCTGGAACTCGATATGAGTCTCGATGCCGACCTGGGCATTGATTCGATTAAACGGGTTGAAATCCTCTCCGCGCTGCAGGAAGCGGTTCCCGGTTTGCCGGCGGTTCAGCCGGAACAACTCGGTAGCCTGGAAACATTGCGCCAGATCGTTGAAGCCCTGGGTAGCGTTGAGATCGCAGCCCCAACTGTGGCTGTTGTGGCCTCTGCGGTTTCTCAAACAGCGGGCACTCTCCAGACGGCGCTGCTTGATGTTGTGGCAGAAAAAACCGGTTATCCGCAGGAGATGCTGGAACTGGACATGAGTCTCGATGCCGACCTGGGCATCGATTCGATTAAACGGGTTGAAATCCTATCTGCGTTGCAGGAAGCGGTCCCCGGTCTCCCTGCTGTCCAGCCCGAGCAACTGGGGAGCCTGGAAACGCTGCGTCAAATTGTCGACGCCTTAGGAGCAACAGATACACCACAACCACCTGCTGCGATTGATCAAGCGCCTCCTTCGGCACCTTCCGCCAGCACAACAGCCAAGTCCGTTCAGGAGGCTCTAATTGCCGTTGTCGCTGACAAAACCGGCTACCCGCAGGACATGCTCGAACTGGATATGAGCCTCGATGCCGATTTGGGGATTGATTCGATCAAGAGGGTCGAGATCCTCTCTGCGCTGCAGGAAGCGATCCCTGAACTTCCTGCCGTTCAACCGGAGCAACTCGGCAGTCTGGAAACCTTGCGTCAGATTGTTGAGGCGCTGACCCAACAGGCTCCCGGAGCTGAGGAACAAACAGCAATACAGACCCCGGTCGTCACGACGGAAACGCCTGCAGTTCCCTCCCCGTCTCAGGTCAGCTCGCAACCCGTCGCGCCTGCGACCGTGAAGGAACCTGATCCGAATGCAACGGTGCGCCGCGAAGTAATTCAACTCGATGTGGTCGGCCAACAACGCCAGCCATACACTCTGAGCACCAATGCTCCGCTGTGGTTGGTCGATGATTGCTCGTCTCTGGTGCCGACCCTGGCCTCCACATTGAAGGGCGAAGGCTATCCGGTCAAGATCGTCAGTCCGACCCAGACGGAAGTCCCGGATCAACTGGCCGGTCTGGTTATCATTGCTCCGGAAATCGGCACGGACAGTCACTTTCTCCGTGACGCCTTTTCCCTGGTCCAACGTTGTGCACCGGCTCTGAAAAAGCAATCTGCACAACAAAGCGCCTGCCTGGTCACCGTGTCACGCCTTGATGGCCAATGCGGGTTCGGCAGCCAGAGTCTATTGCGTGATCCATTGTCTGGAGCTCTGGCGGGCTTATGCAAAACCGCCCGTCTCGAATGGCCGGAACTCACGTGTAAGGCGATCGACGTCAGTGACACTTTGACGGACAAAGAGCTGAGCACAGCCTTGATTGACGAACTGCTCTTGACCGGGCCGATTGAAATCGGTATCAGTCGTGAGGGACTGACAACACCGGTTCTGGTTGATGCACCTCTGCCTGAAGACAGCGACTCCATTCAAATGACAGGCGATGACATTGTTGTCATCAGTGGCGGTGCCCGCGGTGTAACGGCTGAGGTGGCCACTCACCTGGCTCAGTGTGGGCAGCCAACCCTGCTGCTGCTTGGTCGCAGTGCATTGCCGGAAGTCGAGCCCGACTGGCTGGCGGCAGCGCGCACGGATGCGGACATCAAACGGACCTTGATGGAGCATGCCGAAGCACCGCTTAAACCACGCGAGCTCAATGATCAATGCACGCGGGTGCTGCAACAGCGCGAATTGACTGCCAACCTTGATCGGCTGCGTCAGGCCGGGTCCAAAGTGATCTACAAAGCTCTTGATATCCGCGACGAAAAAGCGGTCGCAGAGGCACTTGACGAAGCTCGTCAAGAGGGCACGGTTCGCGGCATTATTCACGGAGCCGGCGTTCTGGCAGATCGCAAAATCGAAGACAAAACCCTTGAGCAATTTGACCAGGTCTATTCCACCAAAGTGGCCGGATTACAGGCTTTGCTGCATGCCAGCGCAAACGATCCGCTACGTTTTATTGTGATGTTCTCCTCATCAACCGGCCGTTTTGGTCGCGTTGGCCAAGTTGATTACGCCATGGCCAATGAGGTACTGAACAAAACAGCCCAGGCCCTGTCTCGCCAGAAAACAGACTGTCGCGTCCTGGCAATCAACTGGGGGCCATGGGACGGTGGTATGGTTACTCCGGCGCTGAAGAAACTCTTTGCTGATGAAGGCATTGAAGTGATCGATCTGGCTGCGGGTTCCCAATATCTGTTACAGGAGCTGACCCGCCAAGATGGTCAGGTCGAAATTGTCATCCTCGGTGAGCATAAAAAACCCAACGACCATGACCAACAGGATGCAGAGACTTCGGTTGATCTGAGCGCCAGCCCCATTACCGAATGCTATCCGGAGCTGGCGTTAACCCTCCAGATTACGCCTCAAACTATGGCTGTGTTACAGGATCATGTCATCGATGGCATGGCGGTCGTGCCGACGGCTTTAATCATTGAATGGATGGCGCATGGGGCCATGCACAATTATCCCGGAATGCAGTTTATCGGCTTTGATAACCTGCGCATTTTCAAAGGGATTCGCCTGACCGCGGATGAAGAATACGACGTGGAGTTGCGTAACCAGCAGGGCCGCTTTGAAGAGGACCTGATGCGTATTCCCATGCAGATTGTTGCGGCCAACTCCAAGCGGATTCACGCCAGTGGCGATATTCTACTGTCATCGTTCCGCGAACTGACCGCGCCAACCATCACACCGCTCTCAGTCGATACGGAGCGAGCGCAATCTCACGAGCAGATTTACGCTTCAGGCCAACTGTTCCACGGCGCGCTTTTGCAGGGGATTCAACAGATTACCGGTGAAGGGCCGGAAGGAATCGTGGGCGTTGCAGAATCGGCCCCCTCGCCGCAACAATGGATGGCATCACCGTTACGTTATGACTGGCTGACCGATCCGATGATTCTTGACAGCAGCTTTCAGATGATGATTCTGTGGAGCTTTGCAGAGAAAAGTCAGGGGTCGTTACCCATGTTTGCCGGACGCTATCGCCAATATCGTGAATCGTTCGGCACAACCCCGATTTATATTCAATGCCGCGTGGTCAAACAGAGCGGCCAGGTTGTCGAAGCCGATATTGACTTTATCGATGCGAACACGCGTGAGATCGTCGCTCGTCTTGAAGGCTATCAATGCACCATGACACCGACCCTGGAACAGGCCTTTGCCAACAACACCTTAGTCTAACAAGCCTGAAAAACCCTCACATGGGACCTTTTCAACATCATCCTCATACAAAGCCCGGTTAAACCGGGCTTTGTGATTGAATGTCAGTGCTATGAAAACATCTCATCGTTGCTTACCGTGTTTTGTCGAACAAACCCTGAGTGTGTTGCGTATGACCGACGCATCACCGCAACAGACGGAAACCATTCTGCGTCAGGCTTTATCCCTGCTCAGCCAGATCGATTTCGATGCCACACCGCCGCAGACCGCCCGTCTGTTACACGCCCTGATTCGGGAAAAACTGGACAACCCGGATCCCTATGCCGATGAGAAAAGCCGCTATCAGACTCTGGCTCTGCAACTTTATCCAAAACTCGAACAACAGGTAAAAGAGAACACAGATCCGCTGCTAACCGCTTTAAAGCTGTCTATTGCCGGAAACAGCATTGATCATGGCGTGTATCACGCCATGGATGAGGCGCGCGCTCTGCAGGCGATTGACAGTGCCCTTCATCTGCCTCTGGTCGGTGATATTGAACGACTACGCCATGATATTGCTTCTGCGGAATCGATTCTTTTTTTGGCTGACAATGCCGGTGAAATCGTCCTTGATCGCTTATTGATTGAGCAGTTGCCGTTGAATAAAACAACAGTGGTTGTTCGAGGAACTGCGATTATCAACGATGCCCTTTATGCAGAAGCCCGTGAGGCGGGTTTGACGCAGATTGTTCGCGTTCTCGACAATGGTGACAATACTCCCGGAACCGATCTGTCCTTGTGTCGGCCCGATGTACGAAAAGCTTTTGACAGTACTGATCTGATCCTGGCCAAGGGACAGGGAAATTACGAAACACTCAGTGAGATAGATGCCAATATCGTCTTCCTACTCAAAGCAAAATGCCCGGTTGTCGCAGAACACATCGGTTGCCAACTCAACGATGCTCTAATCTTGCACCGTCTCCATTGTTAAATCGTATTATCTATATTGACAAAAATTAACCGCCTCTATAATATCCCCATCTCTATAAGAATCATTCATGCAAGATAAAGGCAAAACCGAAGTAATTCGGTGACGCAAAGCCACGGGTCCATAACTGGATCGCCGGGTTGCTCAACTGGTGGAGATCTCTCATCACCGTGATAAACAGACACTGATTTCAACGGCCGGCGTCCTGTTTCTTTCACCCGCCCTTTGCGACTTGCCCTATCAACGATACACACGTGTTACCTTTGACAGGAGCAGTGACCATGCCTCTTCATCCATGTCGCGAAAATCACATCTGTCCGATCGGAAAAGGCGCCTGTCCTGGCGTGTGCATCTTTGCCGATATTTTTGAAGACATCAATCTGGGAATAATGGTCTTTGACCTGGAACATGAAAAAATTGCTTTTTTCAACCCTGCGGTCGAAAAACTGCTTACACCACAGCTCGACATTGAGGATTATCCGTCCCTCAAAGAACAACTGTTTAAAGACCTTGAGGCCGATATTCCGGTGACCGCACCCGTTTCATCGTCATTTCAATTCTATGACAAAGTACTCGGCTATTCGGTTTACCCGATTTCCGCTAACCGCTTTTTGTGGGTGTTTATTCAGGACATCACGGAAAAAATACGCCTGGAATCCATCGCTGATGCCGTGAACACCATGGATAATCTTGGTTATGTGTTTTCCGGGATTCGCCATGAAATCGGTAATCCGATCAATTCAGCCAAGATGGCTCTGAGTGTTCTCAAGGATAATTTTGCCACCTTTTCCAATGACACGGTTCTCGAATTTGTCGACCGTTCTCTGGACGAACTGAAGCGGGTGGAATTTCTGCTGAAAAGCTTACGTAATATTAACATGTACGAAACCCCGGATCTTTCCCATATCAATCTGTCCCATTTCCTGGACAACTTTATCTCCTTGGCGTGGTCTGACTTCTCAGACAAGGGGATCTGCATCAATACCGATTTTCATCTTAAGGCCAAATGGGCCTTTGTCGATCCACGTCCTTTACAACAGGTGCTGTTAAATATTTTCACCAATGCTGCCGATGCCCTTGAAAACAGGGAGCCCAAAACCATTGAGCTGTGTACCCGCCTCAATCACGGTTTTATCTGGATTCATATTACCGATTCAGGGTGCGGTATTGCTGAAAAAGAGCTCAACAATCTGTTCAAACCATTCTTTACCCTCAAACCACAGGGCACCGGACTGGGCCTGGTTATTTGTCGCAAAATGCTGGCGCGGATGAACTGCACCATCGAAATCACCAGTGAAGAAAACATCGGGACCACCGTGTCAATTTCAATTCCGGAGGGTTGCAGTGACACCTTGCTCGGCTAAAAAAAATCTGTTGATCATTGATGATGACGAATTGTTCTGTGATGCGGTGAAAATCGGCCTACACAGTGCCGACCTGGCCATTCACGTTGCCCACAAGGGACAGGATGGTTTGGCGTTCTGTAAAAAGAACCATGTGGATGTCATCCTGTTGGACCAAAAATTACCCGACGGAGAAGGACGCAACTTCTGCCCGCAATTGCTTCAGGTCAACGATCAGGTCAAAATCATTTTCATCACAGCCTACCCCAGCTTTGACAATGCCGTCAGGGGAATACAGGTCGGAGCGCATGACTACCTGTCTAAACCATTTGAGCTGGAGGAACTTCGTCTGACCATTGACCAGATGTTTCACACCCAGAAGCTGGAAAAAAACGTTGCCCTGCAACATTACAAGCGCCATCGTGAGCACAGTGATACCGTTCTGATCAGCCACGGCGGTTTAAACGACACCCAGGATGTTGTCCATCGAGCCGCGCAGAGTCAGGCGCCGGTCATCATTACCGGAGAAACCGGCACTGGAAAGAATGTTGTCGCCAAATACATCCACTTTCACAGTCAACGTAGCGATAACGGTTTTCTCAATATCAATTGTGCAGCCCTGCCGGAAAACCTCATTGAGGCGGAACTGTTCGGCACCACCAAAGGAGCGTTTACCGGTGCAACCGAAACCCGCAAAGGGATTTTTGAAATAGCCGATGGCGGCACTTTGCTGCTTGATGAAATCGGCGAAATGCCTCTACACCTGCAAACCAAGTTGCTGAGCGTTCTCGAAGAGGGGCAGATCAGGAAACTGGGCAGCCACAGTGTTAAACCGGTAGATGTGCGGATTATCGCCGCCACCAACCGTGATCTTGAGCAGGCGGTCAAAGAGAATCGTTTTCGTGAAGACCTCTATTTTCGCCTGAATGTCTTGCGTATTCATGTGCCGCCGTTACGCCAACGACAACAGGATATCCCTGATCTTTGCCGTCATTTTTTGCAGAAAATCCCTGATGCGACCCACATGGTTCTCCCCGAACAGGAACTCGATCAATTGTGCCACTACCATTGGCCGGGCAATGTCCGTGAACTGAAAAACATCATTGAGCGGGCCGTCATCTTCCAGCGTCAGGGGACCATCTATCCTTCACAACTTCTTCAGACCACCCAGGAGAGTTCAGCACCCTCTTCGGCTGCTGTCCATCTGTCTCTGGAAGATGTGACCCGGCGCCATATTCTCCAGGTACTTGATGCCCATCAGGGCAACCAGACACAAACCGCCACCGTTCTCGGCATCTCTTTATCAACGTTAAAGCGCCGTTTGAAGCAGTACGACACCCGTTCAAACTGACCTACCCGTTCAAACTGACCCAGTCACTCTGATCTTCCTGGGTTCCCCGTAGACCCATCTAAGTCCATAACTACCTATTATTAAAAGACTAAATAGCGATTAACGCTTATGGCACAGCGGTTGCTCTACTTTGAGGTCAAACTCAAACCGTAGAGGAGCCCATGAAACAGATCCTCATCGTTGACGATGAAAAGAAATTTCTGCTCAGCCTGACCGAAGGACTCAAATCACGCCTCAATGACGTCAAGGTCTTTACCGCCCACAACGGTAAAGAGGCGCTGGAGGTTTTAAAGTTCACGACCGTCGATCTGTTGGTCACGGATCTGAAGATGCCGATCATGGATGGCTTTGAATTATTGGCCATCATGAGCACGCATTTCGCATCAACACCGGTCATTGTAATGACCGCATTCGGCACGCCACACATTGAAAAACACATCCGTCAATTCGGCTCCGTCCAATATCTGGAAAAGCCTACAGAACTTGCTGTCATGGCCAACAAAATCCGCCAGACATTGGCAGATAAAGCGCAGGGTTTTATCCAGGGGATCACCTTGCCCACTTTTGCCCAGCTCATGGAACTGGAAAAGAAAAGCTGCACATTGCGGATCAAACAGGGCGACAAGATCGGCCAGCTCTATTTTTATCAAGGCGATCTGGTTGATGCCACGTGCAATGGCCAAAACGGTGATGAAGCGGCCTATGCCATTTTCAGCTGGAAGGATGTCGTGATCGAGATGCAACCCGCCGACCGCCAACGTCACCGTTGTATCACCACCAAGTTAAGCCACATTCTGCTTGATGCGTTGCGTCAGGAAGATGAGAAACAGACACCTCAAAAGGAACAAACTAACGATAGCGTCGCGTTGGACCCATGCGGACCACAACCCGACACAATCCCCGGTAACCAACCGGACTCTAACACCCCAACCAAGGAGATCAATATCATGACTGTTCAAGAAAAACTCAAAGAATTCAATCAAGTTGACGGATTTGCCGGTGTCGGCGTTTTCACACCCTCCGGAGAATCACTGGCACTGCTGACCTCGGAAGCCAAAGGCAACATGAAGGAAGTTGGTGTTCTGGCCAACAATCTGCTGATGACCGCACAAAAAGCCACCATGGAAATGGGTATCGGTCTGGGGCAACTGGTTCATATCGAATCTGAGCATGCCCATATCTTTGCCTGTTGCTTCAACGAAGGCAGTGACCCGTTAAAATCACAGCCGGGGAAAGCCCACATTCACCTGGTTCTGGTGCTAACGTCGGATTCAGGCGTCGGCATGGCTAAACTAAAAATCGAAAAATTGACCAAAGTGATCGCTGAAGATTTCCGCATCTGATCTAACAGAACATCAGCGAAAAAGGCCACAGTGCAAATCGTTGCATCTGTGGCCTTAATTCATTTTTACTCTCTTCAAACAACCGTTAAAAAGCTCCTTCCCGCTCCAGGACCGAATAGATCTCTTCGGCCATCACCCGATAACCACGGGCATTGAGGTGGATGGTGTCCGATTTATACGATGGTGTACGCAACAGATCAGAGATCATATCATCAATCAACACCACCTGATACTCTTCCGCCAGTTCCCGGTACAGCGGGGCCTGTTCAGAAAACAGATTTTTTTCGGGAACCGCGATTAACACCACTTGCACACCCTGGTTCTGGGCATATTCGATCATAGTGGCGAGATGATTCCGGGTTTGAGTCAGGTTATGATTGCGCAGAATGTCATTGCCGCCTTCAAGCAAAATCAGCAACTCCGGTTCCGTATCGGCCAGAACCTCCGGCAGCCTCTTAGCCCCCTCGGCTGTGGTTTCTCCTGAGATCCCGGCATTGATCACCTGACGCCCGGTAAGCTGTTGCAACACGCTGGGGTAACTGTCGGAACGATTGGCGCCAACCCCGACAGTCAGACTGTCACCAAAAGCCACAATCACCCCGTCTGGTGAAACTTCAGAAAGATGAGAGCGTTGACAGCCCGACAGCAGACTAAGGGTCATCACCACCCCCAACAACCATGTCACAGTATGTCGCTTCACATTCAACCTCATAATTTCAGTTGTCTTTTCAATTTAACCACCATGCTACGGCGCTTTTCGCGACAGGTCAACATTACAAAAACATAACAAACTATTCGCACCAAACGGTCGACAAGAAACTCACGGTTTTTCGGTTATTTTTACGGAGTCACATTTTGAAAAAAATGATACTAATTCTAATTTTCATTGCAGTGGCTTTGCTGCCAATGTTCTCATTTGCAGCATCGTCTATCGTTGTTGAAAACATTGACCGCCAACATACCCTGACAATTGTGATCGATGGTTTTCACCGTAAACAGGTACGTCTCTACGGCATTGACATTCCGGATGAAGACCAACCTTTTGGCGTTGCCGCAACTCACCGTTTGAAACAGCTCACCCGCCAGCCGTTTCAGCTCAAAACCATTCGTCAGGATGAACAGGGCCGAGCCATTGCCCTGCTTACCCTCACATCTGGCCATTCAATCAATGGACAAATGGTTGCTCAAGGTTATGCGTGGGTGGATAACAAGCAGTACCGCAAAGAGATCTGTTCGGAGTGGCTGGATGCACAGATTGACGCCAAGCAGAAAAAGATCGGACTGTGGTCACAACACAATCCGCTCCCGCCCTGGCAATGGCGCAAGAAACAACACTGATCCGACTCAAAACATGCCGCTGTGCGGGCATTATTCTCCAGGATAAAAAAGACCTTGCCCTTGCGCTACCACTCCGATTAGAGTAGCAATCATGACCGTGCGCAAAAGCTACAAACATATTTTTTCCACCCTGTGCCTGATCCTCATGCTGTTTATCTGTCAGACGAACATTTACGGCTTCGTCTGGTGTTTTTGCGATCAGGACAACACCAAACTTGAGCAGCTTCATTTTGGTTGTAACCAGCAATGCGCATCAGAACAGAACAATCAGGCTGACGATCATCAGTCTCACCATATCGCCCAGGAAGACCATACCGGCCCATGCCTGGACCTCTTAACCTCCGGCAGTTATACCTCCCGTCAGCGTCATGATCTCTTTAAA
Proteins encoded in this window:
- a CDS encoding arylesterase — encoded protein: MKRHTVTWLLGVVMTLSLLSGCQRSHLSEVSPDGVIVAFGDSLTVGVGANRSDSYPSVLQQLTGRQVINAGISGETTAEGAKRLPEVLADTEPELLILLEGGNDILRNHNLTQTRNHLATMIEYAQNQGVQVVLIAVPEKNLFSEQAPLYRELAEEYQVVLIDDMISDLLRTPSYKSDTIHLNARGYRVMAEEIYSVLEREGAF
- a CDS encoding sigma-54-dependent transcriptional regulator — encoded protein: MTPCSAKKNLLIIDDDELFCDAVKIGLHSADLAIHVAHKGQDGLAFCKKNHVDVILLDQKLPDGEGRNFCPQLLQVNDQVKIIFITAYPSFDNAVRGIQVGAHDYLSKPFELEELRLTIDQMFHTQKLEKNVALQHYKRHREHSDTVLISHGGLNDTQDVVHRAAQSQAPVIITGETGTGKNVVAKYIHFHSQRSDNGFLNINCAALPENLIEAELFGTTKGAFTGATETRKGIFEIADGGTLLLDEIGEMPLHLQTKLLSVLEEGQIRKLGSHSVKPVDVRIIAATNRDLEQAVKENRFREDLYFRLNVLRIHVPPLRQRQQDIPDLCRHFLQKIPDATHMVLPEQELDQLCHYHWPGNVRELKNIIERAVIFQRQGTIYPSQLLQTTQESSAPSSAAVHLSLEDVTRRHILQVLDAHQGNQTQTATVLGISLSTLKRRLKQYDTRSN
- a CDS encoding response regulator — protein: MKQILIVDDEKKFLLSLTEGLKSRLNDVKVFTAHNGKEALEVLKFTTVDLLVTDLKMPIMDGFELLAIMSTHFASTPVIVMTAFGTPHIEKHIRQFGSVQYLEKPTELAVMANKIRQTLADKAQGFIQGITLPTFAQLMELEKKSCTLRIKQGDKIGQLYFYQGDLVDATCNGQNGDEAAYAIFSWKDVVIEMQPADRQRHRCITTKLSHILLDALRQEDEKQTPQKEQTNDSVALDPCGPQPDTIPGNQPDSNTPTKEINIMTVQEKLKEFNQVDGFAGVGVFTPSGESLALLTSEAKGNMKEVGVLANNLLMTAQKATMEMGIGLGQLVHIESEHAHIFACCFNEGSDPLKSQPGKAHIHLVLVLTSDSGVGMAKLKIEKLTKVIAEDFRI
- a CDS encoding two-component system sensor histidine kinase NtrB is translated as MPLHPCRENHICPIGKGACPGVCIFADIFEDINLGIMVFDLEHEKIAFFNPAVEKLLTPQLDIEDYPSLKEQLFKDLEADIPVTAPVSSSFQFYDKVLGYSVYPISANRFLWVFIQDITEKIRLESIADAVNTMDNLGYVFSGIRHEIGNPINSAKMALSVLKDNFATFSNDTVLEFVDRSLDELKRVEFLLKSLRNINMYETPDLSHINLSHFLDNFISLAWSDFSDKGICINTDFHLKAKWAFVDPRPLQQVLLNIFTNAADALENREPKTIELCTRLNHGFIWIHITDSGCGIAEKELNNLFKPFFTLKPQGTGLGLVICRKMLARMNCTIEITSEENIGTTVSISIPEGCSDTLLG
- a CDS encoding thermonuclease family protein, which encodes MFSFAASSIVVENIDRQHTLTIVIDGFHRKQVRLYGIDIPDEDQPFGVAATHRLKQLTRQPFQLKTIRQDEQGRAIALLTLTSGHSINGQMVAQGYAWVDNKQYRKEICSEWLDAQIDAKQKKIGLWSQHNPLPPWQWRKKQH
- a CDS encoding damage-control phosphatase ARMT1 family protein, with the translated sequence MKTSHRCLPCFVEQTLSVLRMTDASPQQTETILRQALSLLSQIDFDATPPQTARLLHALIREKLDNPDPYADEKSRYQTLALQLYPKLEQQVKENTDPLLTALKLSIAGNSIDHGVYHAMDEARALQAIDSALHLPLVGDIERLRHDIASAESILFLADNAGEIVLDRLLIEQLPLNKTTVVVRGTAIINDALYAEAREAGLTQIVRVLDNGDNTPGTDLSLCRPDVRKAFDSTDLILAKGQGNYETLSEIDANIVFLLKAKCPVVAEHIGCQLNDALILHRLHC
- a CDS encoding type I polyketide synthase produces the protein MTDSGAQTQTTDKNTAAKPLAIIGIGCLFPQANGKDAYWANIKGAIDSITDVPETHWRTADLYDPDPKTPDHTYGKRGGFLDPIEFNPMEFSIQPNILEAIDTSQLLGLIAAREALRDAGYDPQSDFARDRVSVLLGVTGALEMVIPLGARLGHPQWRKALKDAGVPADVAQEVVERIADSYVPWQENSFPGLLGNVVAGRISKQFDLGGTNTVVDAACGSSLSAVHMAAMELACGRSDMVITGGIDTFNDIFMYTCFSKTPALSPSNLVRPFDHQSDGTLIGEGLGLIALKRLEDAERDNDHIYAVIRGVGAASDGKGGAIYEPSASGQKRTLIDAYRQSQVDPRTISLLEAHGTGTKVGDATEIKALREVYGESDGAPWCALGSVKSQIGHTKAAAGSAGLIKTALALYHKILPPTINVEQPQTVITEGNSPFYVNTVTRPWLANPNHPRRAAVSAFGFGGSNFHCVLEEYLSEPTCCDFSDAPLLFALSGQDRSTLETALGQLASAPKDAVRRRAAQSRQAFNSNDPHRLLFVVDKPADLPGVIDKAKKVLTTQAPLNGTPQGIWYGQGPSQGKLAVLFPGQGAQYLQMLADLSCHAPQLLAQLQDGDDVLSLDDGTSLSSLIYPHSLFSSEQRQQAEQRLQATQHAQPAIGTVSLGAWNYLRNHYGLEAQAFAGHSYGELTALCAAGCYGSDDLLRLSRLRGTLMAGDGSDKGTMLAISAPLDEIEQMIREENLCLVLANHNTPNQGVLSGEREEISRAETLCKQRKMRCTPLDVAAAFHSPLVAAASKPFHNALQEIDVQVPQCAVYANKTALTYPQEPGQITTLLAEQIASPVKFVRQIEQMYADGFTTFFEVGPGARLTGMVKKILADKEVQTIALDASNGKRSGLSDLAKALVQLAALGCPVDLSRWDDQFVTRMEQLPEPKPAKMTVTLTGANYVKEKPARPASKRHLVDADQIPTPTPVAQPTTQSVVSHASNDDVAALKSLQENMAVLQQMQEDTARLHQKFLEGQAAAVDTMRVLMDQQQPTMAATRPSTPPAAVPKAPQAPRMTAPQPSAARPVSQPAPQPNAEPGNSVQDALLDVVAEKTGYPQEMLELEMSLDADLGIDSIKRVEILSALQEAVPGLPAVQPEQLGSLETLRQIVEALGAVDLSAPQVVASATAAASGSDTNVQAALLDVVAEKTGYPQEMLELDMSLDADLGIDSIKRVEILSALQEAVPGLPAVQPEQLGSLETLRQIVEALGTVDLSASPAASGSNTNVQDALLDVVAEKTGYPQEMLELDMSLDADLGIDSIKRVEILSALQEAVPGLPAVQPEQLGSLETLRQIVEALGSVEIAAPTVAVVASAVSQTAGTLQTALLDVVAEKTGYPQEMLELDMSLDADLGIDSIKRVEILSALQEAVPGLPAVQPEQLGSLETLRQIVDALGATDTPQPPAAIDQAPPSAPSASTTAKSVQEALIAVVADKTGYPQDMLELDMSLDADLGIDSIKRVEILSALQEAIPELPAVQPEQLGSLETLRQIVEALTQQAPGAEEQTAIQTPVVTTETPAVPSPSQVSSQPVAPATVKEPDPNATVRREVIQLDVVGQQRQPYTLSTNAPLWLVDDCSSLVPTLASTLKGEGYPVKIVSPTQTEVPDQLAGLVIIAPEIGTDSHFLRDAFSLVQRCAPALKKQSAQQSACLVTVSRLDGQCGFGSQSLLRDPLSGALAGLCKTARLEWPELTCKAIDVSDTLTDKELSTALIDELLLTGPIEIGISREGLTTPVLVDAPLPEDSDSIQMTGDDIVVISGGARGVTAEVATHLAQCGQPTLLLLGRSALPEVEPDWLAAARTDADIKRTLMEHAEAPLKPRELNDQCTRVLQQRELTANLDRLRQAGSKVIYKALDIRDEKAVAEALDEARQEGTVRGIIHGAGVLADRKIEDKTLEQFDQVYSTKVAGLQALLHASANDPLRFIVMFSSSTGRFGRVGQVDYAMANEVLNKTAQALSRQKTDCRVLAINWGPWDGGMVTPALKKLFADEGIEVIDLAAGSQYLLQELTRQDGQVEIVILGEHKKPNDHDQQDAETSVDLSASPITECYPELALTLQITPQTMAVLQDHVIDGMAVVPTALIIEWMAHGAMHNYPGMQFIGFDNLRIFKGIRLTADEEYDVELRNQQGRFEEDLMRIPMQIVAANSKRIHASGDILLSSFRELTAPTITPLSVDTERAQSHEQIYASGQLFHGALLQGIQQITGEGPEGIVGVAESAPSPQQWMASPLRYDWLTDPMILDSSFQMMILWSFAEKSQGSLPMFAGRYRQYRESFGTTPIYIQCRVVKQSGQVVEADIDFIDANTREIVARLEGYQCTMTPTLEQAFANNTLV